The genomic stretch ACCATGCTGCTTTTGCTTTAAAAGAAGAACTTAAAAAATATGTCGAAAGTTTAGGGTATCAAGTAATAGATTTAGGACCTAACACTGATGCTAACTCAATTAGCTATGCAGAGCAAGGTCATAAATTAGCTAATTATATGACTAAAGAAAAACCAGACTTTGGTATTGCAATGTGCGGTACTGGTCTTGGGATTTCATATGCTTTAAACCGACATAAATCAATTAGAGCAGCAAGAGTAGTTTCAGTAGAAGATGCACATTTAGCAAAACAACATAACAATGCCAATGTTTTAGTTTTCGGGGGGCGCCAAGTATCTTTTGAAGATGCTAAGAAAATGGTTGATGAATATATTGCAACTGAATTTGAAGGCGGACGCCACCAAGTTAGAATAGAACAAATAGATAGCGAGGTTTAAAATGGAAGAAAAAAAAGAACTTAGAGCAGTTTGACATATTACTAAAGATAAAGAAAAAGACAAATGAAGAGTGTATCGCGAGGGAGCAGAAAGAGCTACTAGTTTATTTGATACACAAAAAGAAGCTATTCCATATGCTAGGGAATTAGCTAAAAAACATAATGGAACTTTTTATATCCACGGAGAAAATGGAAAAATTCGTGATGGAAAAGGTTACAAAGACAAAGATAAATAATTTTGCAACTAAAAACCAAGCTACTTTTAGCTTGGTTTTCTTACACATATTTCTTTAAAGTATTATTGCTTTTAAGTTTAATTTTTTCTAATTTTTCTTGTTTTAAAGCTAAATTATCTTCTAAGATTTTTTTTAGAGAATTAAGTGAAGTGTCTAAAGATTTTAAATATAAATCTAAAGCCCCTTTATTAACTAAGATTAATAATAATTTATTATATAGTTTATATTGTTTTTCGTTTTGTGTAAGTTTTTGGGTGTTTGCTTCTAATTCTTGAATTTTATTATTCAAAAGTTGCATTAAATTTTGTAATTTTAAAGTACCAGGAATTTTATAATTTGTTTTTAAAATTTCAAAATATGTAATTCAAGAATTAATGCGATTAATTTCATTCATGACCTTTGATTTTTGTTTATTTAACATTGTTATTTCATTAATAATTGTATTGGTTTTAGATATGTTTTGATCAACGTAATGTAATTTTAAAACATCGTTTTTATTGTATAAAAGAACTTGTTTCAAAATTTGTTTTATTTGTTGCTTGGCAAGGGGAGTTTTAAGCTTAGTATTACGAGTATAAAAACTATTTAGACTAGCAATAATTAAAGCTCCTAGACAAGCTGCAATTTTTCCTTTTGAATCTTCTGGAAGAAATTTAATTTTTTTACTTAAATAATTAATTTGTTGCTCAAATAAAAAACTAAAATCATCATTAACAAATAAATTGTTTGGCACTAATTTATCCAAAGAAATTGAGCGACCTTGGGCCAAATCAATTGATTCTAAGTTAAAGAATTTTTGTAATAATTTTGATTCTAAGGAATTATTTCAAGAATAAAATTTAAGTTGATTTAAATTAAGTTTATCATTTTTTAAAAGTTTTTTTAAATCAC from Mycoplasmopsis bovirhinis encodes the following:
- a CDS encoding RpiB/LacA/LacB family sugar-phosphate isomerase, with the translated sequence MNKKVIAFSSDHAAFALKEELKKYVESLGYQVIDLGPNTDANSISYAEQGHKLANYMTKEKPDFGIAMCGTGLGISYALNRHKSIRAARVVSVEDAHLAKQHNNANVLVFGGRQVSFEDAKKMVDEYIATEFEGGRHQVRIEQIDSEV
- a CDS encoding DUF2188 domain-containing protein translates to MEEKKELRAVWHITKDKEKDKWRVYREGAERATSLFDTQKEAIPYARELAKKHNGTFYIHGENGKIRDGKGYKDKDK